A portion of the Kazachstania africana CBS 2517 chromosome 2, complete genome genome contains these proteins:
- the KAFR0B06620 gene encoding gag-pol fusion protein (Ty like retrotransposon) yields MSSISNTPREEKTSIGHGSAADDSFIFNETKSSKQAPFEANIEDISKGKKEHISKMPQMEYPYFQMDSNMPFMQPLMMPIPGYQMYCNPHPDMPSYGAPFAFGNQFLQVDPRWAQYQYGFQIPGKQVPVGAKESPSNQTSDTELAPDAGSETSFHSTSIPPSNAGTATETSFANHSSYSANAVNLTMVTTTDEFDTWLKKFCRFLKERNLGHAIPDKSGYTTEVLDHERAYIEQTFNYFVPAKHYAKWFKDLLYVHHLELSDAIMSALSKAEKSASGQDIHDELMNISYDGKMDVFVFKRKLQSLVKKAAEYDIIIPEWIITKRIVDNLKNQFKNVNDFYHSRMGKVSLDDVLVRINYLATEVINKPTPTTSSQSVNCGYCDKAGHTTKRCPDIKALKEFSETSSKASSKTAGKSTSKTSTTSKKRVHHIQTKTPDDAQCLRHNSELEPSLDDYVILDSGEEVSVVKDPKYIFCKNMNPIDKLFGAGNEELPVEASGTMAFKWLNKQSHSIRVLASKAATYNLVSWNALIKAGVIIDTRRSRLINKSDEVLAPLEMIGPYMCIHINHLLLPLGSTQKKSKGKISTSRVHNVSEKIPVEFLHRFFGHVNVKDIRKSVEKGMIQNITADKIDWRGIDKFQCKECLAGKMRRHKHTVGSRLKYQQFFEPFQYIHTDLFGPMSDVSATTPTYFISFVDENTRFRWVYPLRSKSAEHILLVFRKLVNFIRTQFSTKVKAFQMDRGSEYRNELLDDFFIDKGIKSIYNTAADSASNGVAERTNLLFLNDCRTLLKATNLPNNMWYHAVEFATLIRNTMINSSINDSPRAKAGLEGLDIKTILPFGQEVVVHNHDTDSKLKPRGDLGFALCPSKESFGYLIYVPSKHKVIDTTNYAIVKYSAAPVNNQVATVFDSLLSDYNEFVSESHTFADADDHELDHTSLGREDVSSLGGITEGFASGDDQTDEDSTPSQDSSDGVENISVQEITDIAEILDNQAPNKPYSDHLGEGEANDLVEDFPNGHEPSDIEPEIHEVGEPTDSGEGFSDNKKTTQIVPDNIIDDLVDIPVKSNLGGTNKIEILAEDKPLSSLAIHSNKRRIKRKIEFSHDEEHRPTTRRGVHLVHAIKAARYKRPPTNKPSLNFWEAISDNENEDDRKLYLNAYGKEIGQILVRFALYPRNKSFRYPKYVSPDL; encoded by the coding sequence ATGTCATCGATTAGCAACACTCCAAGAGAGGAAAAGACTTCTATCGGTCATGGTAGCGCCGCGGAtgattctttcatttttaatgaaacgAAGAGCTCTAAACAAGCTCCCTTCGAGGCTAATATCGAGGACATTTCTAAGGGAAAGAAGGAGCATATTTCGAAAATGCCCCAAATGGAGTATCCATATTTTCAGATGGACTCAAATATGCCATTCATGCAACCACTTATGATGCCTATTCCAGGATATCAGATGTATTGTAATCCTCATCCGGATATGCCATCATATGGCGCCCCGTTTGCTTTTGGAAATCAATTTCTGCAAGTTGATCCAAGGTGGGCACAATACCAATATGGTTTCCAGATTCCAGGCAAACAAGTGCCAGTGGGAGCTAAAGAGAGTCCTTCAAATCAAACATCAGATACCGAGTTGGCACCTGATGCAGGGTCTGAAACAAGTTTTCATTCCACCTCCATCCCGCCGTCAAATGCGGGAACCGCTACAGAAACCTCATTTGCAAATCATAGCAGTTACAGTGCAAATGCGGTAAATCTTACCATGGTCACAACCACTGATGAGTTTGACACATggttgaaaaaattttgtcgCTTCCTGAAAGAACGAAATTTAGGTCATGCTATCCCAGACAAAAGTGGTTATACCACTGAGGTATTGGACCATGAAAGAGCGTACATAGAACAAactttcaattattttgtaCCTGCTAAACATTATGCCAAGTGGTTCAAAGACTTGTTATATGTCCACCACTTGGAACTATCCGACGCGATTATGAGTGCCCTCAGTAAGGCAGAGAAGAGTGCATCGGGACAAGATATTCATGATGAATTGATGAATATCTCTTATGATGGAAAAATGGACgtttttgttttcaaaagaaaacttcaaaGCTTGGTGAAAAAGGCTGCTGAatatgatattattatccCAGAGTGGATTATCACCAAACGAATCGTTGAcaacttgaaaaatcagTTCAAAAATGTAAATGATTTCTATCATTCTCGCATGGGGAAAGTTTCACTGGATGATGTTTTAGTTAGGATTAATTACCTAGCTACAGAGGTCATCAACAAACCTACTCCAACCACTTCATCACAAAGCGTGAACTGTGGGTATTGTGACAAGGCAGGACATACTACCAAAAGGTGTCCTGACATCAAAgctttgaaagaattcTCTGAAACATCGAGTAAGGCTTCTAGTAAAACGGCCGGTAAGTCAACTAGTAAGACCTCTACCACATCGAAAAAGAGGGTTCACCATATTCAAACGAAGACTCCTGATGATGCACAGTGTCTCCGGCATAATTCAGAGCTAGAGCCATCTCTAGATGATTATGTAATTCTCGATTCCGGGGAAGAAGTGTCAGTCGTAAAGGAtccaaaatatatattttgtaaaaacATGAATCCGATTGACAAATTATTCGGCGCTGGGAACGAGGAACTACCTGTTGAAGCTTCCGGTACTATGGCCTTCAAGTGGCTTAACAAGCAATCACATTCTATTCGAGTGCTTGCCTCTAAAGCCGCAACTTACAACCTGGTCAGCTGGAATGCTTTAATAAAAGCGGGTGTGATCATTGACACCAGGAGAAGCCGTCTCATCAACAAATCAGATGAGGTCTTAGCTCCATTAGAAATGATTGGCCCGTATATGTGCATTCATATAAATCACCTGCTGCTTCCTCTTGGCAGCACGCAGAAGAAGAGTAAAGGCAAAATTTCTACAAGCAGAGTTCACAATGtaagtgaaaaaattcCTGTAGAATTTTTACATCGTTTTTTTGGGCACGTAAATGTCAAGGACATTCGCAAGTCGGTTGAAAAAGGCATGATTCAGAATATCACTGCCGATAAGATTGATTGGAGAGGCATTGATAAATTCCAATGCAAGGAATGTCTCGCTGGTAAGATGCGTCGCCACAAACACACCGTTGGATCAAGGTTGAAatatcaacaattttttgagCCATTTCAGTACATTCATACTGATTTGTTTGGTCCAATGTCCGATGTATCAGCCACTACTCCCACTTATTTTATTAGTTTCGTAGATGAGAATACCCGTTTTCGGTGGGTATATCCGCTACGATCTAAAAGTGCGGAACACATATTGTTAGTGTTCCGCAAGCTGGTGAATTTTATCAGAACACAGTTCTCAACTAAGGTGAAAGCCTTTCAAATGGACCGTGGATCTGAATACAGAaatgaattattagatgactttttcattgataaaGGTATTAAATCCATTTACAATACCGCCGCTGACTCCGCTTCAAATGGTGTGGCCGAACGTACAAACTTGTTGTTCTTGAACGACTGCCGTACACTACTCAAGGCCACAAATTTACCCAATAATATGTGGTATCACGCGGTTGAATTTGCTACTCTCATCAGAAATACgatgataaattcaagTATCAATGATTCACCACGAGCCAAGGCTGGTTTGGAAGGGCTCGATATAAAAACTATTCTTCCATTTGGTCAAGAAGTTGTTGTTCACAACCATGACACAGATAGCAAACTTAAGCCGAGGGGTGACCTCGGATTTGCTCTGTGTCCATCTAAGGAATCTTTCGGATACCTTATCTACGTGCCTTCGAAGCACAAGGTGATCGACACTACAAATTATGCCATCGTCAAGTACTCTGCTGCGCCAGTAAATAATCAGGTCGCTACCGTGTTTGACTCCCTACTCAGTGATTACAATGAGTTTGTTTCTGAATCACATACATTTGCAGATGCTGACGATCATGAGCTTGACCATACAAGTCTCGGACGGGAAGACGTATCCTCATTGGGTGGTATCACCGAGGGTTTTGCTTCCGGGGATGACCAGACAGATGAGGACTCAACCCCATCACAGGATTCCAGCGACGGTGTGGAAAATATATCTGTACAGGAAATTACGGATATCGCTGAAATTCTGGACAACCAAGCACCGAATAAACCTTACTCAGATCATTTAGGTGAGGGTGAAGCAAATGATCTGGTGGAAGATTTTCCAAACGGACACGAGCCAAGCGATATAGAACCGGAGATTCACGAAGTAGGTGAACCAACAGATTCCGGTGAAGGTTTTTCAGATAACAAAAAAACTACTCAAATTGTTCCGGACAATATTATCGATGATTTAGTTGATATTCCTGTTAAATCCAATTTAGGTGGTACGAATAAGATTGAAATATTAGCTGAAGATAAACCATTATCTTCTTTGGCTATTCATTCTAATAAGAGGAGGattaagagaaaaattgaatttagCCATGATGAAGAGCATCGTCCCACTACGAGACGTGGAGTACATTTAGTACATGCTATTAAGGCGGCTAGATACAAAAGACCTCCCACAAATAAACCTTCACTAAATTTTTGGGAAGCTATttcagataatgaaaatgaagatgacagAAAGTTGTACCTTAACGCCTATGGAAAGGAGATTGGACAAATATTGGTCAGATTTGCCCTGTATCCACGTAATAAATCGTTTAGATACCCGAAGTATGTATCTCCTGACCTTTAG
- the KAFR0B06625 gene encoding gag protein (Ty like retrotransposon) codes for MPTTPVESIRHSVANNSGDIRQPSNPPYTTGDPFVRTTLHGSPMYVNPTMFANQFQQYDMNFQPYPQGFVYPPHHINVQHGVASSSSDHTLHDIISNNGIDRPSHANSNHGTMLYKLADASEFQDWIKVFSAFIKEHGMEHVLPDAQGDPTTEPTESEERFLTQVFQYFVPTTTYPQWFKTELRNNLTSTYDVIEIALSKYDVYMRDYEIAKKLNNIHYDGKENPKLFKKRVAKLRKIGEKIGITTTDRAICDQLITTLPTAYKPIVDDYRIHYRSTTLNDILNSIQQFKISRPDTSSYSPKNTRQQISTSAPTKNVPSKTQTTGNTTKANNPTNSNTKAPRRRNVNYITHDEPIEQLEVLGNEDQIHPEELLIIDSGAEISVVQSSSMLNNTFNPTRDILYDAGSKELTVESGGYLCLSFDTASYRIKALASPEISCNILSLHALERASISVDLINRVLIDKKGNILTKLIDYGRYVCIPLSVICTTQVVNNVRTKFAMNFFHKLFGHINIRDIKKLSIRI; via the exons ATGCCAACGACTCCGGTCGAGAGCATCAGGCACTCAGTCGCAAACAATTCTGGAGACATCAGACAGCCAAGTAATCCTCCATACACCACTGGAGACCCATTCGTCAGGACTACTCTTCACGGCTCTCCTATGTATGTCAATCCCACAATGTTTGCTAATCAGTTTCAACAATATGATATGAATTTTCAACCTTACCCCCAAGGATTTGTCTATCCTCCTCACCATATAAACGTTCAACATGGTGTAGCCTCATCGTCATCCGATCATACTCTACACGACATCATAAGCAACAACGGCATCGATCGCCCATCACATGCTAACTCGAACCACGGCACTATGTTATATAAACTTGCCGACGCCTCTGAATTTCAGGACTGGATCAAAGTCTTTTCTGCCTTTATTAAGGAACACGGCATGGAACATGTCCTCCCAGACGCACAAGGTGACCCTACTACGGAACCCACAGAGTCAGAAGAGAGATTTCTCACTCAAGTGTTTCAATACTTTGTTCCAACTACGACTTACCCACAATGGTTCAAAACGGAGTTACGTAATAATCTTACCTCAACGTACgatgtcattgaaattgCACTATCCAAATATGATGTATATATGCGCGACTATGAGATTGCGAAGAAACTCAACAATATCCATTACGACGGTaaagaaaatccaaaattattcaagaaacGTGTAGCGAAATTACGTAAAATAGGTGAAAAAATCGGCATCACTACCACTGATCGTGCTATATGTGACCAATTGATCACTACTTTACCCACTGCTTACAAGCCAATTGTAGACGATTACCGTATCCATTATCGATCTACAACTTTAAACGATATTCTCAATAGTATTCaacaattcaaaatatcgCGACCGGATACATCCTCTTACTCTCCCAAAAACACTAGACAACAGATTTCTACTAGTGCTCCTACTAAAAATGTTCCTTCCAAGACACAAACAACCGGCAATACAACTAAGGCCAACAACCCTACTAACAGTAACACTAAAGCACCTAGGCGTCGCAATGTGAACTACATCACTCATGATGAGCCCATTGAACAACTTGAAGTGCTT GGCAACGAGGATCAAATCCATCCTGAAGAGTTATTGATAATTGACTCTGGCGCGGAAATTTCTGTCGTTCAATCCAGTTCTATGTTAAATAACACATTCAACCCAACCCGTGACATTTTATATGATGCGGGCTCCAAGGAATTAACCGTTGAATCTGGTGGCTACTTAtgtctttcttttgataCTGCTTCATATCGTATCAAAGCTCTCGCTTCACCTGAGATCTCTTGTAACATTCTATCGCTTCACGCACTAGAACGAGCAAGCATCTCAGTGGATCTGATTAATCGTGTACTCATTGACAAGAAGGGTAACATCCTAACCAAACTAATAGACTACGGACGTTATGTCTGCATTCCGCTATCAGTCATTTGCACGACTCAGGTGGTTAATAATGTTCGAACAAAATTCGCTATGAATTTCTTTCACAAGCTCTTCGGTCACATCAATATACGCGATATCAAAAAACTATCAATAAGGATCTGA